From a single Aestuariibius sp. HNIBRBA575 genomic region:
- a CDS encoding BMP family protein, producing the protein MTFMTKFLGATAALALSAGAALADPALIFDLGGKFDKSFNESAFNGAQRWAEETGGEFAEFEIQSDAQREQAIRRFAEAGNNPIVMAGFSWATPLSAAAGDYPDTKFVIIDMVVDAPNVRSIVFNEHEGSYLVGMLAGMASESGTVGFIGGMDIPLIRKFACGYAEGVLAANADATVIANMTGTTPAAWNDPVKGSELTQAQISQGADVVYAAAGGTGVGVLQTAADQEILSIGVDSNQNYLHSGQVLTSMMKRVDNAVFESFTAGTDVEPGFNVMGVANGGVGFALDEHNESLISEDMLTAVNAAATSISDGSLVVHDYMSDETCPVLDF; encoded by the coding sequence ATGACTTTCATGACGAAATTCCTCGGCGCGACCGCTGCTCTGGCGCTTTCTGCTGGTGCTGCGTTGGCCGATCCTGCCCTGATCTTTGATCTGGGTGGTAAATTCGACAAAAGCTTTAACGAATCCGCGTTTAACGGCGCACAGCGTTGGGCCGAAGAAACCGGCGGTGAATTCGCTGAGTTTGAAATCCAGTCGGATGCACAGCGCGAACAGGCGATCCGTCGTTTCGCAGAAGCAGGCAACAACCCAATCGTAATGGCTGGCTTTTCTTGGGCGACACCGCTCAGCGCCGCTGCGGGTGACTATCCTGACACCAAATTCGTGATCATCGACATGGTTGTAGACGCACCAAACGTCCGTTCCATCGTGTTTAACGAACACGAAGGGTCCTATCTGGTTGGCATGCTGGCTGGCATGGCGTCAGAATCCGGTACCGTTGGGTTCATCGGCGGTATGGACATCCCATTGATCCGTAAATTCGCCTGTGGCTACGCCGAAGGCGTGCTGGCCGCAAATGCAGACGCAACCGTGATCGCCAACATGACCGGCACCACACCTGCTGCATGGAATGACCCGGTCAAAGGGTCCGAACTGACCCAAGCACAGATCAGCCAAGGCGCGGACGTTGTTTATGCCGCCGCTGGTGGGACTGGCGTTGGGGTTCTGCAAACCGCTGCGGATCAGGAAATCCTGTCAATCGGCGTGGATAGCAACCAGAACTACCTGCATTCCGGTCAGGTTCTGACATCCATGATGAAACGCGTCGACAATGCCGTCTTCGAAAGCTTCACCGCTGGTACAGACGTTGAGCCCGGGTTTAACGTGATGGGCGTTGCCAATGGCGGCGTTGGTTTCGCACTGGATGAACACAACGAATCCCTGATTTCCGAAGACATGCTGACCGCTGTAAACGCAGCCGCAACCAGCATCTCTGACGGGTCATTGGTTGTGCATGATTACATGAGCGACGAAACCTGTCCTGTTCTGGACTTCTAA
- a CDS encoding ABC transporter ATP-binding protein, translating into MTDQAPAIELKGISKAFGPVQANKDIAIRVMPGTIHGIIGENGAGKSTLMSILYGFYKADKGEIFINGQKTDIPDSQAAIAAGIGMVFQHFKLVENFTVLENVVLGAEDGALLGPSLRKARKELTALSDEYELQVNPDAIIEEIGVGMQQRVEILKALYRQANILILDEPTGVLTPAEADQLFRILDRLREEGKTIILITHKLREIMEITNTVSVMRRGEMTATVKTAETSPQELAELMVGRKVLLRVDKTPAQPKQVVLNVQDLRVVDDKKVERLKGISFDVRAGEVLGIAGVAGNGQSELLEVLGGYQSGTGLIEVNGESIDLTGAKSDGQSRRNRGIAHVPEDRQREGLIMEYAAWENVAFGYHNDPKFQKNRLFMDNAAMRADCAEKMERFDVRPPDPSLAAKNFSGGNQQKIVVAREIERNPDLLLIGQPTRGVDIGAIEFIHKQIIALRDQGKAILLVSVELEEILSLSDRVAVMFDGQIMGERVASETDERELGLLMAGVRGEAA; encoded by the coding sequence ATGACAGATCAAGCCCCCGCAATTGAGCTTAAGGGAATTTCCAAAGCATTTGGCCCCGTTCAAGCCAACAAAGACATCGCGATCCGCGTGATGCCCGGCACGATCCACGGGATCATTGGCGAAAATGGCGCTGGGAAATCGACGCTTATGTCGATCCTTTATGGGTTTTACAAAGCCGATAAGGGCGAGATTTTTATCAACGGTCAAAAGACTGATATTCCCGATTCACAGGCCGCGATTGCCGCCGGTATCGGGATGGTGTTCCAGCACTTTAAACTGGTCGAAAATTTCACGGTTCTGGAAAACGTTGTTCTCGGGGCCGAAGATGGCGCGCTATTGGGCCCATCCCTGCGCAAAGCACGCAAAGAATTGACCGCGCTGTCGGATGAATACGAATTGCAGGTCAATCCAGACGCCATCATCGAAGAAATCGGCGTCGGCATGCAGCAGCGCGTGGAAATCCTAAAGGCGCTCTATCGTCAGGCCAATATCCTGATTTTGGACGAACCCACCGGTGTGCTGACCCCGGCAGAGGCCGACCAATTGTTCCGAATTTTGGACCGCCTGCGCGAAGAAGGCAAAACCATCATTCTGATCACGCATAAGCTGCGTGAAATCATGGAAATCACCAATACGGTCAGCGTGATGCGCCGTGGTGAAATGACTGCAACGGTTAAAACCGCAGAAACCAGCCCCCAAGAATTGGCCGAATTGATGGTCGGCCGCAAAGTGTTGCTGCGGGTCGACAAAACCCCGGCTCAGCCGAAACAGGTTGTTCTGAATGTTCAGGATCTCCGTGTCGTCGACGACAAGAAAGTGGAACGCCTGAAAGGCATTTCCTTTGACGTGCGCGCCGGAGAAGTGCTGGGCATTGCGGGCGTGGCGGGCAATGGCCAGTCAGAACTGCTCGAAGTGTTGGGCGGCTATCAATCCGGGACTGGTTTGATTGAGGTGAACGGCGAATCTATTGACCTGACAGGCGCCAAATCCGACGGTCAAAGCCGCCGTAATCGTGGCATCGCCCATGTGCCAGAGGATCGCCAGCGCGAGGGCCTGATCATGGAATATGCGGCGTGGGAAAATGTCGCGTTTGGGTATCACAACGACCCGAAATTTCAGAAAAACCGCCTGTTCATGGACAACGCCGCCATGCGCGCCGATTGCGCCGAAAAAATGGAACGATTTGACGTGCGCCCCCCCGATCCCAGCCTCGCTGCCAAGAATTTTTCCGGCGGGAACCAACAGAAAATCGTTGTGGCGCGTGAAATCGAACGCAACCCGGATTTGCTGTTGATTGGTCAACCCACCCGTGGCGTCGATATCGGCGCGATCGAATTTATCCACAAACAGATCATTGCTCTGCGTGACCAAGGCAAAGCCATTTTGCTGGTTTCGGTCGAACTAGAAGAAATCCTATCCCTGTCTGACCGCGTCGCTGTGATGTTTGATGGGCAAATTATGGGCGAACGTGTCGCCTCAGAAACGGACGAAAGAGAGCTGGGCCTGTTGATGGCCGGCGTTCGCGGGGAGGCTGCATAA
- a CDS encoding ABC transporter permease produces MDIDTLIQVLDSSLRFATPLLLACLAGLYSERAGIFDIGLEGKMLAAAFLSAAVAYTSGSAWVGLLAGVGVAMGLALLHGVASITFRGNQLISGVAINFLAAGLSVVVAQSWFAQGSRTPQLAGAARFENLNLPFAEQLADVPLLGPLYSDLLSGHTIIVYLALLAVPATWWLLFRTRFGLRLRAVGENPAAVDTAGISVIRLRFSAVLICGILCGIAGAYLSTSLQAGFTKDMTAGRGFIALAALIFAKWRPWHALYTCLLFGFLQALALRPDLIENTLGFKVQVQLLDALPYILTVIILAGFVGKAIPPRAGGEPYVKER; encoded by the coding sequence GTGGATATCGACACACTTATTCAGGTTCTCGACAGCTCTTTGCGGTTTGCGACACCTTTGTTGCTGGCCTGTTTGGCGGGGCTTTATTCGGAACGCGCCGGGATTTTCGACATCGGCCTAGAGGGCAAGATGTTGGCCGCTGCGTTTTTGTCCGCGGCTGTGGCCTATACCAGCGGATCCGCTTGGGTCGGCCTGTTGGCTGGCGTTGGCGTCGCGATGGGGCTGGCATTGTTGCATGGCGTGGCCTCGATCACGTTTCGTGGGAATCAGCTTATTTCCGGGGTGGCGATTAATTTCTTGGCGGCGGGATTGTCGGTTGTGGTCGCCCAAAGTTGGTTTGCTCAGGGCAGCCGAACACCGCAATTGGCCGGGGCAGCACGGTTTGAAAACCTAAACCTGCCTTTCGCAGAACAGCTGGCCGATGTGCCGCTGCTGGGGCCGCTTTATAGCGATCTTTTGTCGGGTCATACGATCATCGTTTATCTGGCGCTACTCGCCGTGCCTGCCACATGGTGGCTGTTGTTTCGCACCCGGTTTGGCCTGCGTTTGCGCGCCGTTGGGGAAAACCCCGCCGCTGTGGATACCGCCGGGATTTCGGTGATCCGATTGCGGTTTTCTGCTGTGCTGATCTGCGGCATTTTATGTGGGATTGCAGGGGCCTATCTATCCACGTCACTTCAGGCTGGGTTCACCAAAGACATGACCGCAGGGCGTGGGTTCATCGCACTGGCGGCGCTGATCTTTGCCAAATGGCGGCCCTGGCATGCGCTTTATACCTGCCTGTTATTTGGCTTCCTTCAGGCGCTGGCGCTGCGCCCCGACCTGATTGAAAACACGCTTGGCTTTAAGGTTCAGGTGCAATTGCTGGACGCATTGCCCTATATCCTCACGGTAATCATTCTGGCGGGCTTTGTTGGCAAAGCGATCCCCCCACGTGCCGGCGGCGAACCCTATGTCAAAGAACGCTGA
- a CDS encoding acyl-homoserine-lactone synthase, producing MLRYHYASELDKYPHLRDSMFRDRADQFHTRLGWDVTVDKDGFEHDEYDEMDPLYVIWQRPDGSHGGSMRFLPTTGRTMVNDHFLELTDGVSIQSPLIWECTRFCLARNAESRIAGALMLAGGELMRAFGLSHFVGVFDARMVRIYRMIGSSPEVLGSAGEGRDRISVGLWEYDPLDRGKVLKRAGLSSEISELWFERSFGRPVMQNDYAAHAAVA from the coding sequence ATGTTGCGCTATCATTACGCCAGTGAGCTAGACAAATACCCACACCTACGCGATTCCATGTTTCGGGATCGTGCGGATCAGTTTCACACCCGTTTGGGGTGGGACGTGACCGTTGACAAAGATGGTTTTGAGCATGACGAATATGATGAAATGGACCCGCTATATGTGATTTGGCAGCGTCCAGATGGGTCCCACGGCGGGTCGATGCGGTTCCTGCCAACAACAGGCCGGACCATGGTAAACGATCATTTCCTTGAACTGACTGATGGTGTTTCCATTCAATCCCCTTTGATTTGGGAATGCACGCGGTTTTGCCTTGCTCGTAACGCCGAAAGCCGGATTGCAGGCGCGTTAATGCTTGCCGGTGGGGAATTGATGCGCGCCTTTGGGCTTAGTCATTTTGTCGGTGTGTTTGACGCACGCATGGTTCGGATCTATCGCATGATCGGCTCTTCACCCGAAGTGTTAGGCAGTGCAGGGGAAGGCCGTGATCGGATCAGTGTTGGGTTGTGGGAATATGATCCGCTGGATAGGGGCAAAGTGTTGAAACGGGCCGGGCTTTCATCCGAAATTTCGGAATTGTGGTTCGAACGCAGCTTTGGCCGGCCGGTTATGCAAAATGATTACGCAGCACATGCCGCTGTGGCCTGA
- a CDS encoding ATP-dependent RecD-like DNA helicase, translating into MTLPTVTFSEDQAEAWDTIAEALRGSGIDLSDNLLMPPNGGTENVLAVIGKAGSGKTLLLAELYKALKDAGVDVISGDWEGKKRKDRRTLAILAPTNKAASVLRNRGVPATTIHRILYTPVYDPEYEKIAEWLAGEGEKPKIEGLTDVALDRAWASFQLNASVPAALAAAGLRGSDFITGWKRREEGLDIGFVDESSMLDKRQFDDLQEIFPTLLLFGDPAQLPPVQSEGGMVFETLPPERSLILSRVHRQDAGNPILDLAHALADPQLDFHTFERMIEEASQKDDRVVMAQRVESDLMARSPVLVWRNATRIRLIHAFRAAYKAPGDELLEGEPLICDGIELPLKHRKKRLDLEARGLIKGAQVVYLGPGRKPGFSRLHVMGAEDPQVSAASIVKIEQEGDEEPFIPFAARMGATFLHGAAVTIHKSQGSQWDTVQVFAPDIYAASRMGRVEAGQPLWKRLAYVAITRAENRLLWVVRNRLGLPSNPLRVDDLRVAPTPLTLEPTETT; encoded by the coding sequence ATGACCCTTCCCACCGTAACATTCTCCGAAGATCAGGCAGAAGCCTGGGACACAATTGCAGAAGCCTTACGCGGTTCTGGAATTGATTTATCTGACAATTTGCTGATGCCACCCAATGGCGGCACAGAAAATGTGCTGGCGGTCATTGGCAAGGCTGGGTCGGGCAAAACACTGCTGCTGGCAGAGTTGTACAAAGCGCTGAAAGACGCGGGTGTCGACGTCATTTCGGGGGACTGGGAAGGCAAAAAACGCAAAGATCGCAGAACGTTGGCGATTTTGGCCCCCACAAACAAAGCCGCGAGCGTTTTGCGAAATCGCGGTGTGCCTGCAACCACGATTCACCGCATTTTGTACACGCCGGTTTATGATCCGGAATACGAAAAGATCGCTGAATGGTTGGCGGGTGAGGGTGAAAAACCCAAAATCGAAGGGTTAACCGATGTCGCGCTGGACCGGGCGTGGGCGTCGTTTCAGCTTAATGCGTCCGTACCTGCGGCGCTGGCGGCGGCTGGGCTTCGGGGGTCAGACTTTATCACGGGGTGGAAACGCCGAGAGGAAGGGCTGGACATCGGGTTTGTCGATGAAAGTTCGATGTTGGATAAACGCCAATTCGATGACTTGCAGGAAATTTTCCCAACCTTGCTATTGTTTGGCGACCCGGCACAATTGCCCCCGGTTCAAAGCGAGGGCGGCATGGTGTTTGAAACCCTGCCACCTGAACGTAGCCTGATTTTGTCACGTGTGCACCGTCAGGATGCTGGCAACCCGATTCTAGATTTAGCGCATGCGCTGGCGGATCCACAGCTCGATTTTCATACGTTTGAACGCATGATCGAAGAAGCATCGCAAAAGGATGATCGCGTCGTCATGGCGCAGCGGGTCGAATCGGATTTGATGGCGCGCTCTCCTGTTTTGGTGTGGCGCAATGCAACCCGGATCCGGTTGATTCACGCCTTTCGCGCAGCATACAAAGCCCCCGGAGATGAGCTTCTGGAGGGGGAACCGTTGATTTGCGACGGTATTGAGCTGCCGCTGAAACATCGCAAAAAACGACTGGACCTAGAGGCACGGGGCCTGATCAAAGGCGCGCAGGTTGTTTATTTAGGGCCGGGACGAAAGCCGGGATTTTCGCGCCTACATGTCATGGGGGCCGAAGATCCACAGGTATCCGCAGCCAGTATTGTCAAAATTGAGCAAGAAGGCGACGAAGAGCCATTCATCCCGTTTGCGGCGCGTATGGGGGCCACATTTTTGCACGGAGCGGCCGTGACGATCCATAAATCCCAAGGTTCCCAATGGGATACGGTTCAGGTCTTTGCGCCGGATATTTATGCTGCTAGTCGGATGGGCCGGGTTGAGGCAGGGCAACCCTTGTGGAAACGTCTTGCCTATGTGGCGATCACGCGGGCGGAAAACAGATTACTTTGGGTCGTGCGCAATCGGCTTGGATTGCCGTCAAACCCTTTACGGGTTGATGATCTTAGGGTTGCACCCACCCCCTTAACGCTTGAACCAACGGAAACAACATGA
- a CDS encoding TIGR02186 family protein — protein MFLRLLALITCLTSPLAAEEIVLGLSQNEVAITANFDGKDILIFGAIKRETPISNEGPLEVIVTVSGPSEPVTVRRKAWRYGIWINTAAVDVDAAPSFYAVATTNPIQQVLSDVEDLRHKVTIPRAIRSVGAPMDVMDSESFTEALIRIRGAEDSYQLLEGAVDLDQDTLFRTAISLPANLTAGDYVTRIFLTRNGQVIDQYETPIAVQKVGLERFLFNLAHENPFLYGLMSLTIAIAAGWGASAAFRAFQR, from the coding sequence ATGTTTCTTCGCCTCCTCGCTCTGATAACCTGTCTCACATCTCCTTTGGCCGCCGAAGAGATCGTATTGGGACTGTCCCAAAACGAAGTTGCAATCACAGCGAATTTTGACGGCAAAGACATCCTGATCTTTGGCGCAATCAAACGCGAAACGCCCATTTCGAACGAAGGCCCCCTAGAAGTAATCGTGACGGTTTCCGGCCCATCAGAGCCCGTCACCGTGCGCCGCAAAGCATGGCGTTATGGCATCTGGATCAACACCGCCGCCGTCGATGTGGACGCCGCCCCGTCCTTTTATGCGGTGGCGACGACCAATCCAATTCAACAGGTTTTGTCCGACGTCGAAGATCTAAGACACAAAGTCACCATTCCGCGCGCTATCCGATCTGTTGGGGCCCCGATGGATGTCATGGATTCAGAGAGCTTTACCGAAGCTTTGATCCGCATCCGCGGCGCCGAGGATTCTTATCAGCTGCTCGAAGGCGCGGTTGATTTGGATCAGGACACGCTGTTTCGCACGGCGATTTCGCTGCCTGCGAACCTGACAGCCGGTGATTACGTGACCCGGATTTTTCTGACACGCAACGGCCAGGTTATCGATCAATACGAAACGCCGATTGCCGTACAAAAGGTTGGTTTGGAACGATTTTTGTTCAACCTTGCGCACGAAAATCCGTTTCTTTACGGGTTGATGTCACTCACGATCGCGATTGCCGCTGGTTGGGGGGCATCCGCAGCGTTCCGGGCCTTCCAACGCTAA
- a CDS encoding ABC transporter permease, translating into MEKMPKWADVILIPMISLILAAIISAFVIMAIGENPLIALQKMVDGAFGNTQNIGYTLYYTTNFIFTGLAVSVAFHARMFNIGGEGQALVGGLGVAIVCLYIPWPHWSLALLGASLGAAMFGAMWAAIPAYLQARRGSHIVITTIMFNFIAASLLNYMLVGPLKPLGSMEPASAPFPEATHLPNFQEMFNPIWQIFAGEEAKAIFLRSPANITFFLAVIACFVVWALIWRTRLGYQLRSYGLSETAAKYAGISPFKIIMIAMLISGGLSGLMAVNQAQGDAERLVLNAVEGAGFIGIAVALMGRSHPFGVFLAALLFGALYQGGAELAFWTSIPREMIVVIQALVILFTGALDNMVRMPLERLFIAKNRKQEG; encoded by the coding sequence ATGGAAAAGATGCCTAAATGGGCGGATGTGATCCTGATCCCGATGATTTCGTTGATCCTTGCGGCGATCATTTCTGCGTTTGTGATTATGGCCATCGGGGAAAACCCCTTGATCGCGTTGCAAAAAATGGTCGATGGCGCGTTTGGGAACACCCAAAATATCGGCTACACGCTGTATTACACCACGAACTTTATCTTTACCGGATTGGCGGTTTCGGTCGCATTCCACGCCCGGATGTTCAACATCGGCGGCGAAGGTCAGGCACTGGTCGGCGGTCTGGGCGTTGCGATCGTGTGTCTCTATATTCCATGGCCGCATTGGTCGCTCGCGCTGCTTGGCGCCAGCCTTGGAGCGGCGATGTTTGGGGCGATGTGGGCGGCGATCCCGGCCTATTTGCAGGCCCGCCGCGGCAGCCATATCGTGATCACAACGATCATGTTCAACTTTATCGCGGCGTCCTTGCTGAACTACATGCTGGTGGGGCCGTTGAAACCTTTGGGGTCGATGGAACCGGCCAGTGCGCCGTTTCCTGAGGCAACCCATTTGCCGAATTTTCAGGAAATGTTTAATCCAATCTGGCAAATATTTGCAGGCGAAGAGGCCAAGGCGATTTTCCTACGCTCCCCGGCAAACATCACGTTTTTCCTCGCTGTTATTGCCTGTTTTGTGGTTTGGGCGCTGATCTGGCGCACACGTCTGGGTTATCAATTACGGTCCTACGGCCTGTCCGAAACAGCGGCGAAATATGCCGGGATCAGCCCGTTTAAAATCATCATGATTGCGATGCTAATCTCTGGGGGATTGTCCGGATTGATGGCCGTCAACCAAGCGCAAGGCGACGCCGAACGGTTGGTTTTGAACGCGGTTGAGGGTGCTGGGTTCATCGGCATCGCTGTGGCCCTGATGGGGCGGTCCCATCCGTTTGGGGTGTTCTTGGCGGCGCTTTTGTTTGGCGCGCTTTATCAGGGTGGCGCTGAATTGGCGTTTTGGACGTCGATCCCACGCGAAATGATCGTTGTGATCCAAGCGTTGGTGATCCTGTTCACGGGCGCATTGGACAATATGGTGCGTATGCCGTTGGAACGGCTGTTCATCGCCAAAAACCGCAAGCAGGAGGGCTAA
- a CDS encoding SDR family oxidoreductase, with product MKSIIITGASSGIGAATAQRFLSEGWIVGLVARRQPALIEVANGAQNAVVLPCDVTDEAQVKRAFGQFVDRAGHLNSLFNNAGQFGPSGSLDEIELTDWRATIDLNVTAMFLCAKSAFGQMRHQSPQGGRIINNGSLSAHAPRTPFSAAYTTSKHAISGLTKTITMDGRPFDIACGQIDIGNAATPLVRSISESEGDTPMTMDVSHCADAVWQMANLPLSANVQSMTIMATKMPFVGRG from the coding sequence ATGAAGAGTATTATTATCACCGGGGCCAGTTCTGGCATTGGGGCTGCGACAGCGCAACGATTTCTGAGCGAGGGGTGGATCGTCGGATTGGTAGCCAGACGACAGCCTGCGTTGATCGAGGTGGCAAATGGGGCGCAGAACGCGGTCGTTTTGCCATGTGATGTGACGGATGAGGCGCAAGTGAAGCGCGCATTTGGCCAATTCGTAGATCGGGCTGGGCATCTGAATTCGTTGTTTAACAACGCAGGACAATTTGGCCCGTCGGGTAGCTTGGACGAAATCGAATTGACGGATTGGCGTGCGACTATTGATTTAAACGTGACCGCGATGTTTTTATGCGCCAAGTCCGCGTTTGGGCAAATGCGGCACCAATCCCCACAGGGTGGGCGGATCATCAATAACGGGTCGTTGTCGGCACATGCGCCCCGCACACCGTTTTCAGCCGCCTATACCACCAGCAAACATGCCATTTCAGGGCTGACCAAAACGATCACAATGGACGGTCGGCCGTTTGATATTGCCTGCGGTCAAATTGACATTGGTAATGCGGCGACGCCCTTGGTGCGCTCAATTTCTGAATCCGAAGGCGATACGCCGATGACGATGGATGTGTCCCATTGCGCCGATGCAGTCTGGCAGATGGCCAATTTGCCGTTATCGGCAAATGTGCAATCCATGACAATTATGGCAACAAAGATGCCGTTTGTTGGTCGCGGCTAA
- a CDS encoding purine-nucleoside phosphorylase, whose amino-acid sequence MSKNAETLAAQIKELAGDAPVQIGLILGSGLGHIADTVDGVAIPYDALPGFPHAGVSGHNPNLVIGTLEGVRVAVFGGRAHYYESGRGDAMRLPLEVLKALGADQVIATNAAGSLRADMPTGSIMCLTDHINFSGLNPLIGEKSDARFVSMHNAYDADLREALKQAALASDVDMHEGIYTWYSGPSFETPAEIRAIRMLGSDAVGMSTVPEVILARFLGLRTAAISTITNMAEGLGTEAISHEHTKNMAPLGASKLEKVLRRYLRVNF is encoded by the coding sequence ATGTCAAAGAACGCTGAAACGCTCGCCGCGCAGATCAAAGAGCTGGCCGGGGATGCCCCCGTTCAGATCGGTCTGATCCTTGGCTCTGGGCTGGGACATATCGCAGACACGGTGGATGGCGTTGCCATTCCCTATGACGCACTGCCCGGTTTTCCCCATGCGGGTGTGTCCGGGCATAATCCGAACCTTGTTATTGGCACTTTAGAAGGCGTGCGCGTCGCCGTTTTTGGCGGACGGGCACATTATTACGAAAGCGGGCGTGGCGATGCGATGCGCCTGCCGCTTGAGGTGTTAAAGGCGTTGGGGGCGGACCAAGTGATCGCGACCAATGCAGCCGGATCATTGCGGGCTGATATGCCCACCGGTTCGATTATGTGTCTGACGGATCATATCAATTTTTCCGGCCTGAACCCATTGATCGGCGAAAAATCTGATGCGCGGTTTGTGTCGATGCACAATGCCTATGATGCCGATCTGCGCGAAGCGCTAAAACAGGCGGCTCTTGCCAGCGATGTAGACATGCACGAAGGCATTTACACATGGTATTCCGGCCCATCCTTTGAAACGCCGGCCGAAATCCGCGCCATTCGAATGCTGGGGTCCGACGCTGTGGGCATGTCCACCGTACCAGAGGTGATCCTCGCCCGTTTTTTGGGGTTGCGTACAGCGGCCATTTCAACAATCACGAACATGGCAGAGGGACTGGGTACAGAAGCCATCAGCCATGAACACACCAAAAACATGGCCCCTCTTGGCGCTTCAAAACTAGAGAAAGTGCTTCGTCGCTACCTTAGGGTCAACTTTTAG
- a CDS encoding sulfite exporter TauE/SafE family protein → MQIYLPIAEVSVNAFLLLGLGGIVGILSGMFGVGGGFLMTPLLFFIGIPPAVAVATEANQIVASSFSGLLAHLRRKTVDLRMGVVLLVGGLIGAAVGVVIFNYLKSLGQVDLLVRLCYVVFLGVVGGLMFFESLRALQKSKRPGGAPTRRKHTWVHNLPFKMKFRVSGLYISVIPPVMVGICVGILAAIMGVGGGFIMVPAMIYLLGMPTKVVVGTSLFQIIFVTAFTTMLHATTNFTVDVVLAVLLLVGGVIGAQIGTRIGLKLKAEQLRILLAALVLVVCGKLALELLIQPSELYSIGATGGH, encoded by the coding sequence ATGCAAATATATCTGCCTATCGCCGAGGTATCGGTGAACGCCTTCCTTCTTCTTGGCTTGGGCGGAATTGTGGGCATATTATCGGGCATGTTTGGCGTAGGCGGTGGCTTCCTTATGACACCGCTTTTGTTTTTTATCGGCATTCCGCCCGCTGTTGCCGTCGCAACCGAAGCCAACCAGATTGTCGCATCTTCGTTTTCCGGACTATTGGCGCATCTACGACGAAAAACCGTAGATCTGCGAATGGGCGTGGTCCTGTTGGTGGGGGGGTTAATCGGCGCTGCAGTTGGGGTGGTGATATTTAACTACCTGAAATCATTAGGACAAGTCGACCTGCTGGTGCGGCTTTGCTATGTCGTATTTTTGGGTGTTGTCGGCGGCCTGATGTTCTTTGAAAGCCTGCGCGCACTGCAAAAATCCAAACGCCCTGGCGGCGCACCTACACGGCGCAAACACACTTGGGTTCACAACCTGCCATTCAAAATGAAGTTCCGCGTCTCAGGGCTTTACATCTCGGTAATTCCGCCGGTCATGGTTGGGATCTGCGTGGGTATTTTGGCCGCAATCATGGGTGTCGGCGGCGGTTTTATCATGGTGCCCGCGATGATTTATCTGCTGGGTATGCCGACCAAAGTGGTGGTTGGCACCTCGCTGTTTCAGATCATTTTTGTGACTGCATTCACGACGATGCTGCATGCAACGACCAACTTTACAGTGGATGTCGTTTTGGCTGTGCTTTTGCTCGTTGGGGGTGTTATTGGCGCTCAGATCGGCACCCGGATCGGACTAAAGCTGAAGGCAGAACAGTTGCGCATCCTGCTCGCCGCGCTGGTTTTGGTTGTCTGCGGGAAGCTCGCGCTGGAATTGCTGATCCAGCCGTCTGAACTATACTCAATCGGCGCGACAGGAGGTCACTGA